From Pseudanabaena sp. PCC 6802, one genomic window encodes:
- a CDS encoding cytochrome-c peroxidase: MGFLFAQRRVRQWLYPIALIAIAFLVAIGCQQFQIPQPSQPQILESGIVSQSKEAIQPIPLEIALDRNKVGLGEKLFGDIRLSGDRQVSCLSCHNLGMGGVDRRTHSVGVNGAIGEVNTPTVFNVRYNFYFNWNGKFENLTDHLEALMTSPKVMGTQWEASIRALQQDPEYVRGFTQIYPDGLTPNNIKDAIVTYEQSLFTPNSRFDQFLRGNKQALTASEQEGYQLFKAYGCANCHQGANVGGNMFARFGNLGDYFADRGNLTQADLGRFNVTQDRADRFVFRVPSLRNVAITPPYFHDGSVKTLEEAIAIMAKYQLGRSLPQEKIAPIAQFLHALTGEYRGQKL; the protein is encoded by the coding sequence ATGGGCTTCTTGTTTGCGCAACGACGAGTTAGGCAGTGGCTTTACCCGATTGCTTTAATTGCGATCGCCTTCCTGGTTGCGATCGGCTGCCAGCAATTCCAAATTCCTCAGCCATCGCAACCGCAAATCTTGGAATCGGGAATAGTAAGTCAGTCGAAGGAAGCAATTCAGCCAATTCCATTGGAGATTGCCTTGGATCGCAACAAGGTTGGTTTGGGAGAGAAACTATTTGGAGATATCCGTCTCTCTGGCGATCGCCAGGTTTCCTGCCTTAGCTGTCACAATCTGGGTATGGGTGGAGTCGATCGCCGCACTCATTCTGTTGGCGTAAACGGAGCAATTGGAGAAGTTAACACTCCGACCGTGTTTAATGTTCGTTATAATTTCTATTTCAATTGGAATGGCAAGTTTGAGAATTTAACGGATCATCTCGAAGCACTCATGACAAGCCCAAAGGTAATGGGTACGCAATGGGAAGCCTCGATCCGCGCGCTGCAACAAGACCCGGAGTACGTTCGAGGATTTACCCAGATTTACCCAGATGGCTTGACACCAAATAATATCAAAGATGCGATCGTTACCTACGAACAGTCCCTCTTTACGCCTAATTCTCGCTTCGACCAATTTTTGCGGGGGAACAAACAAGCGCTGACAGCCTCAGAACAGGAGGGATACCAGCTATTTAAAGCCTATGGGTGTGCGAACTGTCATCAGGGAGCGAACGTGGGTGGTAATATGTTTGCACGCTTCGGTAACTTGGGAGACTATTTCGCCGATCGAGGGAACCTTACCCAAGCCGATCTAGGTCGCTTCAACGTAACTCAGGATCGAGCAGATCGATTTGTGTTTCGCGTGCCCAGTCTTCGCAATGTGGCAATTACCCCACCCTATTTTCACGATGGGTCGGTTAAAACACTGGAGGAAGCGATCGCGATTATGGCGAAATATCAACTCGGGCGATCTCTTCCTCAAGAGAAGATCGCCCCGATCGCCCAGTTTCTACACGCGCTCACCGGAGAATATCGAGGACAGAAGCTATGA
- a CDS encoding DUF4278 domain-containing protein: protein MQLIYRGITYDRSFYELFSQLKQLGEHLKSACELSYRGIPYRVDPIVQSERVAVSVESHQLTYRGVNYFASRSAQGEITVPPQSVKSTRINLEKTAPDALLPVGGKS from the coding sequence ATGCAACTTATCTATCGTGGCATTACATACGATCGCAGTTTCTACGAACTTTTCAGTCAGCTAAAACAACTGGGAGAGCACCTCAAGTCAGCTTGCGAACTAAGTTATCGCGGGATTCCCTATCGAGTCGATCCTATTGTCCAATCCGAACGAGTTGCCGTGTCGGTAGAATCCCATCAATTAACCTATCGGGGAGTGAATTACTTTGCTAGCAGAAGTGCCCAAGGAGAAATTACGGTACCGCCCCAATCGGTAAAATCTACGCGGATTAATCTGGAGAAGACAGCGCCAGATGCACTTTTACCCGTAGGAGGCAAATCGTGA